The uncultured Desulfatiglans sp. DNA window GCGGAGGGCCATGGCCGTTGCCACGGCTCGATGCTGCCGGTGTCCGTACGTCTCGAAAACACGGGATGTGTGTGGCAGGAGCTGGAAGGACAACCAGTCGGTGCAATTGCGTTTACGGGTGGAAACCCTTTGACTTCCCAGGGTGCGGCAAGAGCCTGGGAAGGATTATCCGGGGAGTGAGTGCCATGTTTCAGACGATTGTCATTGTTGGAGCCGTCGCCTTGGGTCCCAAGGCGGCCTGCCGTTTCAAGCGGCTCGAACCTGGATCCCGCGTCATCATGGTCGATCAGGGCAGTATGATCTCTTACGGCGGTTGCGGGATTCCTTATTATGTATCAGGGGATGTCAGCGACCCGGACCAGCTGCAGTCGACCAGCTTTCATATGCTGCGTGATGAGCGGTTTTTCAGGGACGCCAAAGGGATCGAGGTGATGACGGAGACCCGCGCCACAGCGATCGATCGGGAGGGCAGAAAGCTCCGTATCGTCGATCTGAAGACGGGCAGGGAAAGCGAGATCGCCTACGACCAGCTGGTGCTGGCCACCGGCAGCAGGCCCAGGCGCCTACCGATCCCGGGCGCTCAGCTCGAGGGGGTCTTCACCGTTTCCAGCCTCGATGAAGCGGTCCAGATCAAGGCGCGGATCGCCGAGGGGCAGGTCGGCAAGGCCGTCGTGATCGGAGCGGGTGCGATAGGGCTCGAGATGGCTGAGGCCATGAGCGACCTCTGGGGGATCGAAACTACCGTGGTGGAGATTCAAGACCAGATCCTCCCGAATATCGTCAGCCCCACTTTGGCTCGGATGGCCCAGCGGCACATGGAAGAGAACGGCGTCGCATTCCAGATGGGTGAGCAGGTGCATCGGATCGAGGGTGAAGGGCATGTCACGGGCGTGCTGACTGGACGAGGCACCCTGGAGGCCGACCTGGTGGTGATGGCCGTGGGTGTAACGCCCAACGTGGACCTGGCGAGGGAGGCCGGGCTGGCGGTGTCGGAGCGGGGAGCCATCGTGGTCGACAAGCGCATGCAGACCTCCGATCCGCTGATCTACGCCGGCGGCGATTGCGTGGAGATCCCGAATCTCATCACGGGCAAACCGGGTTATTGGCCGCTCGGTTCTCTCGCGAATCGTCAGGGCCGCGTGATCGGGACCAATCTTGCCGGGGGGCGGGCCGAATTCGAGGGGGCTGTCGGCAGTTTCGTGGTGAAGCTCTTCGACATGTCGGTCTCCAGCAGCGGCCTGTGCCCGAGCGTGGCCGAACGGGAAGGGTTCGATGCCGCCGCCACCTTTGTAGTGCAGTTCGACAGGGCCCACTTCTACCCGGAAAAGGACCTCCTCTACCTCGAACTGGTGGTGGAAAGAGGCTCCCGGCGGGTCCTGGGCATCCAGGGGATCGGCAACAAGGGGGACGGCCTTCTGGCCCGCATCAGCGCCGTGGCGGCCATTCTCAAGCACAGGCCGACGACGGAGGACATCAGCAATCTGGAACTGCCCTACTCGCCGCCCTTCTCGTCGGCGATGGACGTGTTGAACGCCTTGGGGAACGCGGCGGAAAACATGCTCGACGGGAAAAACCGTGTCATGGACACCGATCAGTTTGCCGAGTGGTGGGATCAGCGCGAAAAGGGGGAGACCTTTTTCATGGATTGCCGGAACTGGGGCAACGCCGAGGCCTATGTCAAGAAGTATCCGGATCACTGGATGAGCATCCCGCAGGACGAGCTTCGCAGCAGGCTCTCCGAGGTGCCCAAAGACAAACGGATCGTCCTGATCTGCAATACGGGTGTACGCTCGTACGAGGCGCAGGTCTTCCTGGATGAAATGGGGTTCCACAACACCTTCAACCTGCAGGGAGGGATGGCCGCGGTCAAGAAATGGCCGGGGGATCTGTAGGCCGCCCCGCATCTTCGACCGCAATACCGGGCCGGGCCTTTTTCCTGAGTGGTATCCATCCGGGAATGTTTTTCCGGTTCGACCCGGTTTCCAATCCGGAAATTGAGGATGTTTGTTCACACCCTTCGCGTGCTCAGTCCTACCCTTCCAGGGTGGATCCCGCTTTCTTCACACCCTTCAGGTGCCCCGTCCCACCCCTGCGAGGCGGGCCCCGGTTCTGGCAAGATCGATGAAATCTGGCCTTTGCGCGGCGGCCTGCAGGTCGCCGCACAAGCAAACGTGCAGGCTAACGCCGAAATTGGCCAAAAAGACCATTTCCGGCTGGATAGGAGTGAATCTCAACGGGGGTAACCATTCCGCACTCAAGGAAAGACAAAGAAAAATTCCGCGCATTGAAGAGCGTTTCTGCTGTATGATCATCGGGGGATATTTGGTTTTCGACGCGCTACCATGACCTCAACGGCCTGAAAGGAGACCTTCATGACTGCCACCGAACTCATCAACACCCCTCTCAAGTATCTCGACAAGGCGTTAGGCGGATTGCGGCAACTGGGGCTGCTGCCCGAAAAGCCGAACGAGGCGCCGATCGTTGCTCTGATCAGTCAGATCAGCGACCTGGACGAAGAAAAGGCCGTGGCTGTCGCGAGGACCTTGAGCCACAGTTCGGTCTTCAACCAGGTGGTCCGCGAACAAATCACCCTGATGAAGGTGGGTGAGCGCTACGAAAAGATCACCTCGGCCTTTGACAGCATTCGGGATGATGCGAAAGCGATGGTGGACCAGCTGGAAGACGGACGTATTTCCACCATGGAAAGGATTCAGAATGCCTGGATGAAGGTGACCCGGGGCAGCATCCCGAGCCGGTTCGAGGAGATCAAGGAGATCTACCTCGAGGTGACTGCGGACACCAAGGATCAGATCGAACGCGAGCACCGGATTCTCGAGGCCTACCAGGATTTTCGCGGGGCCCTGAAAGAGTCACAGGTCATGGCTTTTCAGATCCTGAAAAAGGCGGAGGAGGCCGTGGCCGGCAGCAAGGCCGGGCTCGAAGAGGCATCCCGCTCGCTCGAGGCCTACACGGAGGGCGACCGGGAGCAGATCGCCCGGCTGGAACTCGGACGTGACGAGCGTCTGCGTGAGCTCCAGGAGCAGGACAAGCGCTACCAGATTGCCAAGGACCTCGCGGAGAACCTGTCGGTGAGTTACAACACGACGGAGGTCGTGATGGCCAGGCTGGTCCAGTCGACCTCTGTAAAGGAGCGTGTCTACTCCCAGGCGGTGTCGTTTTTCGGCACGAACGAAACCGTCTTCACGGCCCTGAACGCCTCTTTCACGAGCATGCAGGGCCTGCACGAGAGCACCCGCACGCTGGAAGCCATGAAAGAGGGCATCAACAAGGGCCTGGAGACCATCGCGGAGGTGGGCGGAAAAGTCCAGGAAGAGGCGCTGCGCGCGGGCTACGGCCCGACGCTCAAGGCCGAATCCGTCAAAGCCCTTGTCGCCGCCGTGATCAGCTTCCAGGAGAAATCCCACAGCCTTATCAACGAGATGCGCGAGTTGGCGACACGCAACGAAAAAGAGATCGCGGAGGCCGTCGAAGAGGGCAAACGCCGTATGGTCGAACTCATGCAAGCGGGGCCGGCGCTGAGCCATGCCTGAACAGAATGGGTCGAAGCAAGATTTTTCCGAAGTCCTGCTGGCCATGGATGTGGTGGACACGCTGCGCCATGAGCGGGCGCTGGTCGAGAGGGAACTGCGGTCAGAGGAAAGCGAAAAGGCGCTGATCGAGAAGCTTCGAAAAATCTACGCCGGGCAGGGCATCGAGGTTTCCGACGATACGCTGCTCGAGGGGGTTCGGGCCCTGCGCGAGGAGCGCTTCACGTATCGCCCGCCCGAGCCCGGCCTCAAAACCATGCTTGCCCGTCTGTACGTCCGCAGGGGACGTTGGGTCAAACGGATCGGGATCGTGCTCCTGTTGATCCTGGCGCTTTGGGGGGGGTATCATTTTCTTTACGCCGGGCCATCGGAACGGGATAAAGCCCGCATCTCCAAAGAGGTCGGCGAGCTGGGGCCCGATGTCGTCAAAGACGCAATCGAACCCGGCGCGCGGGTGAAGGCAGAGGCCATCTACACGCAGGCTCTTTCGGCTGTCCGCAGCGGGGATTCCGATGCCGCCCGTGACGCCCTCGAGGCCTTGAAAGGCATCCACAGCCTGATCCTCATGGAATTTACCCTGCAGGTCGTTTCCCGCCCCGGGACCCCGAGCGGCGTCTGGCGGCACCCGGTCGATAACCCTGCAGGCCGAAACTATTACCTCATCGTAGAGGCGGTCACGGTTGACGGGAAACGGCTGGCTCTGCCGGTCACCTCCGAGGAGGACGGCAAGGTCGCCGTCGTAAAAGAGTGGGGGCTCCGCGTCCCCGCCGAAATCTATGAACAGATCAGGCGGGACAAGGCGGAGGACGGGATCGTTGACAGGCCAAAGGTCGGGACCAAGAAGCGCGGTTTCATCACTCCGGAATACGTCGTGCCGACCAGCGGCGGCGCTATCACGCAATGGTAATGGGGATGCGATGAGATATGGCAGGGACACGCTCGGTGTCATCGAGCAGCACCTGTCGGGTGCACAGGCACGGGCGGACGAGATCAGCGGGCGGTTGGAGGCCTTGAACCGGCGTCTGGCAGCCACCCGTGCCGGGATGGCCGAAGAAGCCCGCCGTCTGGCGAAGTTCCGCCTGGACGAACTGGCTGCGAATCAGGTCATTGCGCACCTGGATCGAACCGGCCGGACGGTGGTCGAACTGCTCGACCGCCGTGCCGGCGCCTTGCAGGACATGGAAAAATCCATCTCCGACTCGTTGAAAAGGCAGAACGAACTGGCTGCGTCGCGGGCGGAAAGCGTGCGGCTGAGGGACGATCTGCTGAAGGCGCTCGATGATGCAGCGGCAGGGGTCAAGGCGGAACTGAGCGCGCAGGAAGCTTACCTGGCGCAGGAAAAGCGTGCGGCGGAGGCCTCTGCCAGGGTTGCGCGGGCGAGGGAGAAGGCGGAGCAGGCCAATGCCGACCGTGCCGAGAAGGGGAGACCTTACGAAGAGGACCCTCTGTTCATGTATCTCTGGCAGTGCCGGTTCCTCACACCCGAATACAAAGCGGGTCCGCTGACCAGGACCCTCGATGGCTGGGTGGCGAAGATGATCCGTTTTGACGAGGCCCGCAGGAATTATTACATGCTGACAAATCTGCCCGTGCATCTCGAGGCCCATGCGGAACGGCAGGAAGCCATTGCGGCCGAGGAGGAGCGGAAACTGCGGGATATGGAAGCCAGGGCCCTCGAAGGCGCCGGCTTCGCTCAACGCAGGGCGGCGCTGGAGGCGGGCGAGGCGGCCCAGGACAAGATCGAGAACGAAATCGAGGAAGAGGAAAAGAAATACGAGACCCTGTTGCAGGAACGACAGGCCTTCTCAGCCGGGGCCGATGCCTTGTTTCAAGAGGCTGTGCGGCTTCAGGTTGCAGAGATCACGAAGGGGTCGATTGCGGACCTCTACCTGGCGGCCAAGATGACCCCGAGGCCGGATGATGACATGATCGTCAACCGGATTCGCGATCTTCAGGAGGAGGAGAAGAAGATCGCCGCCGAGATGCGGCAGGTCCAGGAGGAGTCAGGAAGGAGCCAGGAGGCTTTTCGGGAAATGGAGGAACTACGGCGAAGGTTCAGGCAGAACCGGTATGATTCGGGTCACTCCTATTTCCCCGGAGGGTTTGACCTTGGAGGCTTGCTTGGCATGCTGCTGCGGGGTGCCGCATCGGGCGGGGACGTGTGGGATCGTATCCGCCGCGAACAGCAGTTCCGGAAACCACGGACGCCGGAGAATTTCGGAGGCGGCGTGTTTCCCCGAGGCTTCCGAAGAGGAACGGGGCCGGAAAGAGGTTCGAGCGGCCGCGGCGGGTTTGGTGGCGGCGGTTTCCGGACGGGGGGCCGGATGTGAGGAGACGGTGGGCCCCGTGGACGGACGTTGAACTGTGCTCATCGGATGCCCTTTGCACATCTCCTTCAGAGCGATGCAACGGCATGGACGGTTCATCCCAAGGCATTCCGCGAACCGAACCTCGGGACAGAGTTTAACATAACGACCTGTTTTTTTTAAGCGTTCTTTCAAGGTAGCACAACCTGATCGACTGTTTTGGCGGTGGAGGTTCTAAACATCCGCAATGGGAGGGACGACATCGTGAATATCATGGAACTGCTTGGGGCAATGATGCAGCCGGGAGTGAATTCTGCCGCTGGCCAGCGCTTGCAGCACACGCTCGGCTCAAGTGGCTCGGGGTCTTCGGAGGGGCTGCTTTCCTCTCTGTTTGGCGGAGGCGGCTCGGGCGGCGGCATAGGGGGTATGCTCGGTGATATCCTGCAGGAGGCGGGGCAGGCGGTCGGGGGGAAGAAGAACCTCGCTGTCGGGGGAATCGGCGCCCTGGCAGGCGCATTGCTCGGTGGGGGCAAACGCTCCATGGGCGGGGCCGTGGGAGGAGGCTTGATGGCGCTCCTCGGCGCGCTGGCCTTTTCGGCGCTGAAAAAGGCCGGGCAGCCGCAGGCGGAGGTCCCCCTCGGGTTGAGGACGCCTGCTGAGCCGCAGGAGGAGAAGAGGCTGGAGGAGAATGCCGGGCTCGTTTTGCAGGCGATGATCAATGCTGCAAAGGCCGATGGGGAGATCGACCAGGGCGAGGTGCAGCGGATCGTGGGGAAGCTCAGTGAGATGGGGATTGCAGAGGAGGCCAAGGCTTTTCTGAACGTCGAGATGCAGAAACCCATGGACACGGAAACCCTGATCCGGGCAGGCGCAGGACGGCCGGAGCTGGCGGCGCAGCTCTACATCGCCTCGCTCCTGGCCATCAAGGTCGACACGCCGGCGGAGGAAGCCTACGTCAGGAACCTTGGTGAGGGGCTCGGGCTTCAGCCGGAAGTGATGAAACATTTGGAGGCTGCTGTCGGCCTGAACCGATAGTTTTTTGGCACCACCCGGCTTTTCGCAGGCGCAATGTTGACATCGGGCCGGGGAAGTTATTTCCCGGTAGAAGCCAGTTTCCAATCCGGAAATGAGGATATTTCTTCACACCCTTCGGGTGCTCAGTCCCACCGCTTCGCGGCGGGTCCCGGTTTCTTCACACCCTTCGGGTGCTCAGTCCCACCGCTTCGCGGCGGGTCCGTGTTTGGCTAATAATAAGAAGATCAGACATTTGTGCGAAAGAGGCCTGCAGGTCACCGCACAAGCAAACGGGCAGATTGACGCCGAGATTGGCCGGAAAGACCATTTTCGGACGAACGCTAACGGACTGAGACATACCATCAGTCCATTTCAGAGAGGAGGGCGCTATGGGGTTGTTTGATTTTGTCAAGGAGATAGGCCAGAAGCTGTTCAACCGCGATGCCGAAGCGGCGGAAAAGATCAAGGAGCACATCGAGAAGGCGAATCCCGGGATCAGCGATCTGGGGGTCGATTACTCGGACGGGGTGGTTTCCCTTTCGGGCAAAGCGGTCAGCGCAGACGCGATGGAAAAGGCGGTGCTGATGGCCGGCAACGTCCAGGGTGTCTCCGATGTGCGGGCCGATGGGATGCAGGCCCCGACCGTCACGGAGAAGGTGGAATATTACATCATCAAGAAGGGTGACACCTTGTCGGCGATCGCAAAGCAGTTTTATGGCAAGGCAAGTGATTACCCCAGGATCTTCGAAGCCAACCGGGAGGTCATCAAGGATCCCGACCTGATCTATCCCGGTCAGAAAATCCGCATTCCGCTTCAGTAGAACGCCATGGGGCTTCATCCGGTTATGCCTCACGCCGTCGATGAAGTCCCAGCCGGGCGCCAAACGCCGCCGGCCCGCCGGATCATGAGGTTAAAGCCCGGCGCCGGTGGATCTTCATCAACAGGACCCGCTGCGTGCAAGGGTGTCATGCAGCGCGCAGCGGCCGGCCAAAATCAGGCGGGAGGTAAGCGGAATCGCAGACAATGAGAAGATGACAGGACTCAAGGAAACGACTCTGGCGGTAAAGACCCTCGATTCCATTGCGGAGCCTTTCACGAAATACTTCTACGATGAGGTCGTCAAGGCCTTCCCTCCCCAATCGAGGCTTGTCCGCCTATGGGCGCGATGCATGTGGCGCTTTTGCGTTCTGCGTGAGTATCTTCGCGAAGGGGAGAACGCCTCACCCGAGCCTCTGGATGTATTCTGGGATGAGCAACGCAGATTGGCAAAGGCATCATGGGACAGAAGCAGGGATGGCTTCAGCTGGGATGAGCACCTGAAGGCCTTCTCCGATGTTCGACACTTTCTGAAGCTGCTTGCCGACCTCCGCGAAGAATTTATCCGTCCTTGTTTTTCAGCACACACAAACACCCGCCGTGGAATCGAATTCGCCTTCGCTGAACTCGAAGCGCTTGCATCCCATTTGAACCCTGAGGGTTGCAGTAAGGAAAAGTGGGATACCCAAAAGCGGTTTTGGAAGAGCGCAAGGTCGCGAAGCGGGTCAGGGTGCGGCCCCCAGCCCAAAAAAGAAGGGGCTGCGAATTAACGCAACCCCTTGATTTTCTTATGGTGGGCGATGCGCGACTCGAACGCGCGACCTTTGGTTCCGGAGACCAACGCTCTATCCACCTGAGCTAACCGCCCTAAACAAATTTAAAATAACACCTCTTTCAGCGCGGGTCAAGCATCTGTTTGCCTGTGGCCTGGGCGGAGGTTCCTTGACTTCCCGGCGGGGTTGGGCTAATCATGAACCAAGAGGCGGTTGCACAGCTCGATGCGGTTTTGCCGTCGGAAGAGGGGGATGAAACAGGTTTGGGAGAACGCGAAGTCAAATCGATCAGAATCGGTTCGAAGCTGCTGGGCATGAAAGGCCCATTTTTTCTGATTGCGGGTCCTTGCGTGATAGAAGATGAGGCGCTCGCGCTGCGTGTGGCGGATCGCTTGCGCGAGTTGGGGGACGATCTGGATATCCCCGTGATTTACAAAAGTTCCTACGACAAGGCCAACCGGACCTCCATCGGCTCGTACCGGGGGCCGGGTCTGGAAAAGGGGTTGGAAATCCTTCGGAAGGTGAAGGAATCGACGGGGCTGCCGGTTCTCTCCGATGTCCATCGACCGGAGGACATGGCCGCGGCTGCCGAGGTCCTCGATGTGATCCAGATCCCGGCGTTTTTGTGCCGGCAGACGGACCTGGTCGTAGCCGCCGCCCGGACGGGCCTTCCGGTCAATCTAAAAAAGGGGCAGTTCCTCTCACCCTGGGAAATGGGGCCGGCATCGGGAAAGATCTTGGCTGCGGGCAACGAGCAGATTCTTTTGACCGAGCGCGGCGCATCCTTCGGATACAACAACCTCGTAGTCGATATGCGCGCGATAGCCGTCATGCGCGGACTCGGCTTTCCCGTCGTTTTCGATGCCACCCACAGCGTTCAACTCCCAGGCGGGGAGGGGACGTGTTCGGGAGGACAGCGTGAATTTATCGGCCACCTGGCGCGGGCGGCGGTTGCCGCCGGGGCTGACGGTGTCTTCATGGAAGTCCACCCGGACCCGGATCAGGCCCTTTGCGACGGGCCCAACTCCTTGCCCATCCAGGACGTGCGGCCCCTTCTCCGGCTGCTGAAAGATATTCACGCCCTCGTCAGATCCTGAACCTTGAAAAGACCTGCCGGCAAGGCTTAAGACACGAAGCTCGTGCCTTGAAAAACACGCGTTCGCCCGCCTCTGGGCTGTATTGGCTGAGGACCCGCACGAAGCATGAAGGGAAGCTTTCCCGCTGATGGAGGAAGCCGGATGGAACCGATGGAGGAGAAGGCGAAGCAGATCAAGGCCCTGTTTCTGGATGTGGACGGTGTCCTCACCGATGGCAGGGTGACGCTGGACGACCGCGGAGTCGAGATCAAGTCCTTCCACTCCAAGGACGGGCAGGGGCTCAAGATGCTCGTCGCCTCCGGCATCGAAATCGTCATCATCACGGGCAGGTCCTCGAATGCCTTGGCCTACAGGGCGCGCGAACTGGGGATCGAGGCCGTCTACCAGGGGGTCGGCGACAAGCGTTCCCTGTGCCGGCGATTGATCGCCGAGCGCGGTTTGAAGGTGGAGAATGTTGCGTCGATGGGGGACGACCTGCCGGATCTCGGGATGATGTTGGAGGCTGGGTTGCGCATGACGGTGAACGATGCCGCCGAAGAGGTCCGTGAAATGGCCGATTTCATCACCCGCCGGAACGGCGGTCAGGGTGCGGTGCGGGAGGTGAGCGAGTGGCTGCTCAAATGCCAGGGAAAATGGGCTGAAGTCGTTGCGGCGTATGCCGGAAAATAGTCTTTACAATGGATTTTTTGGGTTGATATACTGAATAAGGACTGCATGGGGCGCTTTCTGCTGAAACATTGGCCCATGGTAGGTCTAGGGCTCCTTCTTGCCGTTGTAGCGGCCTATCTGATCGGGGCGAAATGGGTGGGCCGCGGTGCTGCCCTGCTGGACGACGTAGTCAGCAGGGAAGGCATTCAACTGAACGAGATCCATTATACGCAGGATGATCCCGAGCGGGGCCTGAGGTGGATTCTCGATGCCGAATCTGTCCGCTTCTCCAGGGATCAGCGGTTCGTTCACTTTTCGCGTTTTTTGCTCACCGTGGAACCGAAAGAAGGCGCCTGGGTCAAGCTCAAAGGGGACGAGGGAGATTATTCCCGGGATACCGGTGAGATCGAAATCCGTGGTGCGATAAAAGGAGAGACGGGGGACGGCTATCGGCTCCTGACCGAGCATCTTCTGATTGACGAGGGGAAGAAAACCGTACGGACGGACGCCCCTGTCCAGTTGGAAGGCCCTTTTTTCTCTGTTGAGGGGAAAGGTCTCTTCTTTGATTTGAACCAAGAGAGGGTCCAGATCTTATCGGAGGTCACAACGCACATCCGATGACGCCTGCCGGTAGGATCCGCCATTTCCATCGACCAGCATTGTTAAGGTGAGCGAGATGAAGCCCCAGGCTTTGAAGATACTTGGGTGGGCCAGCCTGATGATTTTTGTGCTGTCTGCGGCGCAGCCCTCGGCCCAGGCGCAGGGCATCGCGGCCAAGGCGTCGCGGGGCGGCCCCATGGTGATCCATTCGGACACGCTCGAAGCGGATAACCTCAAGCGAATTATTACCTTTTCCGGAAAGGTCAAGGCCGAAAGAGACGATTTTATCATTCATTGCGAACGGATGGTGGTCCACTATACCCGTTCGGAAAACGCCGGTGCGCCTGGCGATGCAACAGAGGGCAGCAGCATCGAAAAGATTGTCGCCAAGGGGAATGTGCGGGTGGATCGCACGGAGGGCGGCACGGCGACTGCCGAGGAGGCCGTCTACTACGAAAGTGAGAGCAAGGTGGTTTTGTCGGGCAATCCCGTATTGAAGCAGGAAAACGATACGGTTCAGGGAGAACGGGTCATCTTTTTCATCGAAGATGACCGGGTTGTTGTGGAAGGATCCGAAACGAAGCGGGTGAAGGCTGTCGTGTTTCCGAAATCGGACAGCAAGGAGTCTCAGCCTGGCACAGAGCCTGGGGCTGGTTCGGACTGAAGGCGGACATGAATAGGTGCAACCCTGAAGGACGGTGGGTGAGAGTCGTTTGCCGGAGCGGGGCTTGCAGTCGATAGACGGGTGGTTGTAGTCGTCTGATGGCATTAGAACTCAAACAATCTCTAGGGCTTTCACAGCAGCTGGTGATGACGCCGCAGCTGCAGCAGGCTATCAAGCTCCTGCAGCTCTCGCGCCTCGAGCTTTTGGACGCTATTTACCAGGAACTGGAAGGGAATCCCGTCCTGGAAGAGCAACTCGGCACCGACCCGGAAGAGGAGGTCGGTCCAAGGGAAGACACCGAAACGCCGATTGTCGAGGAGGTTCCGGCTGTAACGGAGGTGCGCGTCGAGGAGCGTGCCCGTGATGATGTGGATTGGGAGAGCTACGTCTCGGAATACAACACGGGGTGGGCTGAAGCCCCTTACGAAGAAAGGGATACGCCGTCCTATGAGAGCATGACGGCGACCAAGACGGACCTGGGCGATCATCTGACCTGGCAGCTCAACATGAGCCGCATGAATGAGGATGCTCGAACGATCGCCGCCTATATCATCGGCAACCTCGATGAGGACGGGTATCTCGATATCGAGTTGGAAGAGATCGCGGAGGCTACGGGCTATCCGCTCGAAAAGGTGGAGGAGACGCTCAGCCTGGTCCAGAACTTCGACCCGGTAGGGGTCGCCGCCCGTGATATGCGGGAATCGCTTTTGATCCAGGCCCGTTTTCAGGGGCTTGGCGGCAGTCTCGTAGAGACGCTGATTCGGGATCACCTGCGTGATTTGGAGAACAAGCGCTATGAAGAGATCGCGCGCAGACTCGGCGTAACGGTGGAAGAGATCTGCGAGGCGGTGAGTGTCATCCAGAGACTGGATCCGAAGCCCGGGCGGCTCTACTCGAGCGAGGAGACGGTCTATATCACGCCGGATATCTACGTCATCAAGGTGGGCGACAAATACGAGATCCTGCTCAACGAAGACGGCCTGCCCCGCCTGAAGGT harbors:
- a CDS encoding conserved hypothetical protein (Evidence 4 : Unknown function but conserved in other organisms) → MGLFDFVKEIGQKLFNRDAEAAEKIKEHIEKANPGISDLGVDYSDGVVSLSGKAVSADAMEKAVLMAGNVQGVSDVRADGMQAPTVTEKVEYYIIKKGDTLSAIAKQFYGKASDYPRIFEANREVIKDPDLIYPGQKIRIPLQ
- a CDS encoding conserved hypothetical protein (Evidence 4 : Unknown function but conserved in other organisms), producing MTATELINTPLKYLDKALGGLRQLGLLPEKPNEAPIVALISQISDLDEEKAVAVARTLSHSSVFNQVVREQITLMKVGERYEKITSAFDSIRDDAKAMVDQLEDGRISTMERIQNAWMKVTRGSIPSRFEEIKEIYLEVTADTKDQIEREHRILEAYQDFRGALKESQVMAFQILKKAEEAVAGSKAGLEEASRSLEAYTEGDREQIARLELGRDERLRELQEQDKRYQIAKDLAENLSVSYNTTEVVMARLVQSTSVKERVYSQAVSFFGTNETVFTALNASFTSMQGLHESTRTLEAMKEGINKGLETIAEVGGKVQEEALRAGYGPTLKAESVKALVAAVISFQEKSHSLINEMRELATRNEKEIAEAVEEGKRRMVELMQAGPALSHA
- a CDS encoding conserved hypothetical protein (Evidence 4 : Unknown function but conserved in other organisms) encodes the protein MPEQNGSKQDFSEVLLAMDVVDTLRHERALVERELRSEESEKALIEKLRKIYAGQGIEVSDDTLLEGVRALREERFTYRPPEPGLKTMLARLYVRRGRWVKRIGIVLLLILALWGGYHFLYAGPSERDKARISKEVGELGPDVVKDAIEPGARVKAEAIYTQALSAVRSGDSDAARDALEALKGIHSLILMEFTLQVVSRPGTPSGVWRHPVDNPAGRNYYLIVEAVTVDGKRLALPVTSEEDGKVAVVKEWGLRVPAEIYEQIRRDKAEDGIVDRPKVGTKKRGFITPEYVVPTSGGAITQW
- a CDS encoding hypothetical protein (Evidence 5 : Unknown function); its protein translation is MRGIFLCLSLSAEWLPPLRFTPIQPEMVFLANFGVSLHVCLCGDLQAAAQRPDFIDLARTGARLAGVGRGT
- a CDS encoding hypothetical protein (Evidence 5 : Unknown function), which codes for MVFPANLGVNLPVCLCGDLQASFAQMSDLLIISQTRTRREAVGLSTRRV
- a CDS encoding conserved hypothetical protein (Evidence 4 : Unknown function but conserved in other organisms) produces the protein MRYGRDTLGVIEQHLSGAQARADEISGRLEALNRRLAATRAGMAEEARRLAKFRLDELAANQVIAHLDRTGRTVVELLDRRAGALQDMEKSISDSLKRQNELAASRAESVRLRDDLLKALDDAAAGVKAELSAQEAYLAQEKRAAEASARVARAREKAEQANADRAEKGRPYEEDPLFMYLWQCRFLTPEYKAGPLTRTLDGWVAKMIRFDEARRNYYMLTNLPVHLEAHAERQEAIAAEEERKLRDMEARALEGAGFAQRRAALEAGEAAQDKIENEIEEEEKKYETLLQERQAFSAGADALFQEAVRLQVAEITKGSIADLYLAAKMTPRPDDDMIVNRIRDLQEEEKKIAAEMRQVQEESGRSQEAFREMEELRRRFRQNRYDSGHSYFPGGFDLGGLLGMLLRGAASGGDVWDRIRREQQFRKPRTPENFGGGVFPRGFRRGTGPERGSSGRGGFGGGGFRTGGRM
- a CDS encoding hypothetical protein (Evidence 5 : Unknown function) → MTGLKETTLAVKTLDSIAEPFTKYFYDEVVKAFPPQSRLVRLWARCMWRFCVLREYLREGENASPEPLDVFWDEQRRLAKASWDRSRDGFSWDEHLKAFSDVRHFLKLLADLREEFIRPCFSAHTNTRRGIEFAFAELEALASHLNPEGCSKEKWDTQKRFWKSARSRSGSGCGPQPKKEGAAN
- a CDS encoding hypothetical protein (Evidence 5 : Unknown function), with amino-acid sequence MIRVTPISPEGLTLEACLACCCGVPHRAGTCGIVSAANSSSGNHGRRRISEAACFPEASEEERGRKEVRAAAAGLVAAVSGRGAGCEETVGPVDGR
- a CDS encoding FAD-dependent pyridine nucleotide-disulfide oxidoreductase, with translation MFQTIVIVGAVALGPKAACRFKRLEPGSRVIMVDQGSMISYGGCGIPYYVSGDVSDPDQLQSTSFHMLRDERFFRDAKGIEVMTETRATAIDREGRKLRIVDLKTGRESEIAYDQLVLATGSRPRRLPIPGAQLEGVFTVSSLDEAVQIKARIAEGQVGKAVVIGAGAIGLEMAEAMSDLWGIETTVVEIQDQILPNIVSPTLARMAQRHMEENGVAFQMGEQVHRIEGEGHVTGVLTGRGTLEADLVVMAVGVTPNVDLAREAGLAVSERGAIVVDKRMQTSDPLIYAGGDCVEIPNLITGKPGYWPLGSLANRQGRVIGTNLAGGRAEFEGAVGSFVVKLFDMSVSSSGLCPSVAEREGFDAAATFVVQFDRAHFYPEKDLLYLELVVERGSRRVLGIQGIGNKGDGLLARISAVAAILKHRPTTEDISNLELPYSPPFSSAMDVLNALGNAAENMLDGKNRVMDTDQFAEWWDQREKGETFFMDCRNWGNAEAYVKKYPDHWMSIPQDELRSRLSEVPKDKRIVLICNTGVRSYEAQVFLDEMGFHNTFNLQGGMAAVKKWPGDL
- a CDS encoding conserved hypothetical protein (Evidence 4 : Unknown function but conserved in other organisms) — translated: MNIMELLGAMMQPGVNSAAGQRLQHTLGSSGSGSSEGLLSSLFGGGGSGGGIGGMLGDILQEAGQAVGGKKNLAVGGIGALAGALLGGGKRSMGGAVGGGLMALLGALAFSALKKAGQPQAEVPLGLRTPAEPQEEKRLEENAGLVLQAMINAAKADGEIDQGEVQRIVGKLSEMGIAEEAKAFLNVEMQKPMDTETLIRAGAGRPELAAQLYIASLLAIKVDTPAEEAYVRNLGEGLGLQPEVMKHLEAAVGLNR